The following nucleotide sequence is from Pedobacter sp. PACM 27299.
CTGTAAACATTTTTATCTGGCCATACATTGGCTTCCATCTTACGGCAATTCACACAGGCATGTCCTGTAAAATCAATCATGACCGGCTTATTAACCTTTTTAGCATAAGCCATTCCTTCATCATAATCAAAGAAAACATTTAGGTTTAATGGTGCATGAAATATATCCGCATATTTATGTGGCCCCTCCTCATGTTTTACCATTGCGGAAGTATTACCACCAGTTAAAGTAGGTGTATACAAATCAAAGTCCTGGCTTGCTTGCGGAGGTAAGAATGCAGAAATCGATTTTAATGGTGCACCCCATAAACCAGGTATCATGTATACAGTAAAAGAAAGTACAATTACAGCGATCATTAACCGCGGAATAGAAATGAAATTAACCGGGCTATCGTGAGAAAATTTAAGTTTCCCTAAAAGGTATAAGCCCATTAATCCGAAGATGACGATCCACAGGACCAGAAATACCTCCCGATCAAACCAGTTCCAATGATAAGCCAGATCTACGTTGCTAAGGAACTTCATGGCTAAAGCCAATTCCAAAAAGCCAAGCACTACTTTAACACTGTTTAACCAACCACCCGATTTAGGTAAAGCGCTCAGCCAGGATGGAAACAAAGCAAATAAGGCAAAAGGAATTGCCAAGGCGAAAGAGAAGCCAAACATTCCAATCGCCGGTCCTAGTAAAGCACCACTTGTAGCTGCCTGAACCAATAAAGTTCCGATAATTGGCCCTGTACATGAAAAAGAAACCAGTGCTAATGTCCCGGCCATAAAGAACAAGCCAGCCAAACCACCTTTATCAGAGTTCGCATCCATTTTATTTACCCATGAAGATGGCAGGGTGATTTCAAATGCGCCTAAAAAGGAGACTGCAAAGATCAATAGTAGGATAAAAAACAAGAAATTGAAGATACCATTGGTTGATAAACTGTTCAGGGCATCGGCACCAAATATAACCGTTACCAACAAGCCCAGCACCACATAAATAACGATGATAGACAGGCCATAAAATAGTGCACGGCTTACTGCTTTACCTTTAGTTTGACTCCCCTTAGTAAAAAAACTAACCGTTAAAGGCAGCATAGGAAAAATACAAGGCATTAGCAAAGCCGCTAATCCACCAATAAAACCAGCGATAAATATCCCAGTCAGCCCTTGTTCTTCTTTTTCAGGAACAACCATTTTTTCTGTTGCTCCTGCATTGTTGTTTTTACTTGTCGCAACAATTGTTGCCGTAACACTGTCTTTTACCGTAGTATCAGCTTTAATTTCAGTAAATTCCAAGCCCTCCATTGTACTGTCGATTTCCTGTGAAAATGCTGCAGTTACCGAACAAAAAAGCAATAAGAGTCCCAAGACAAGCGTTTTAATGCTTGTCTGATCAAATTTCATCATCATATTTAGCTTATTTTACTGGAATCGAAAACTGAACAGTTTCTGGAGGAAGACATTGTGAATCATCACAAACCATATATTCCAAGGTTCCTTTAACCGTAGCATTTGCTCCTGTTAACTTGATTTTTTGTTGAAAAATTGCTGAATTCTCAAAATAACCAACATTCATATCAAAGGCTTTCTCAAATTTAACGATCGGTTTTGGTTCAATAGTTTTTCCGCTTAGCTTATAAGTATTTGCCGGTGTAAAAGTAAAAGAGGTCTTAACCGGCCCACCATCAGGTATATTTTGAGAATAAAGGTGCCACCCTTCATCAATTGTTGCCTTTATATATAAAATAGCTTCTGTTTTAGAAGTTTTTTTTGCGGCATAACTCCATTTTACGGGCTTTAGAATCTGACTGCTCGCTGTCATACTGAAAAGTAAGGCAGATGCAAATAAAAATAGATTTTTCATATTATTGTTTTTATGTGTGGTACGAACTTATATATTTATAGATATACATTGGTTATTTTTTTTAACTTAAAGTTATTTATAGGCGGCAGATTGGATGGTATCCCGTAAATTCAACAGCTGTCGATATAAAAGATGATTGAATTGGTTCTTCTTTAACCAGATCTGTACTCAGGTATTTTTTGTTACTATCACAAAGTAAAGTTACCACCACAGCATTATCACCCATCTTCTCTTTCAATTTGATTGCACCAATCACATTGGCTCCTGAAGAAATTCCAACCGCAAGTCCAAGTTCTTTAGCCAGCTTTTGCGCCATAATAATAGAATCTCCATCATTTGCCTGGATCACCTCATCTAACTCATTTAAACGAACTATTTCTGGAATAAATTCATCAGAAATGCCCTGAATTCTATGGCTTCCAACCTTGTATCCGGTAGTTAAAGTTGGACTTTCGGCAGGCTCCAATGGATGAATTTTAATCGCAGGTTGCTTTGCTTTCAGACATTTACCTACACCCATAACGGTACCACCTGTTCCTACTCCAGCAACAAAAGCATCCGGCATTAATCCGCTCGATTTTAATTGTTCCCAGATTTCCATTCCAGTTGTTTTCTCATGTGCTTCTTCGTTGTAACGGTTTTCAAACTGTCTTGGTAGGAACACATCACCACTTTTAGCTAGTTCTTCGCACATCTTAATGCTTCCAAGAAACCCACCTTCTTCTTTGCTTACTAAAACAACCTCTGCCCCCATACTCTTAATGATATCAATACGTTCTTGACTCAACCAGTTCGGCATTATAATTTTTACCGGATGACCTAAAGCACGGCCTATGGCTGCAAATGCAATTCCTGTATTGCCACTGGTGGCCTCGATAATCGTATCACCTGGTTTAATCGCACAAGAATTATACGCTTCATACATAATATTTAGCGCCATCCTGTCCTTGATACTTCCAGTCAGATTATAATGTTCACATTTCACATAGATTTTACCCGGCTTACCTTTGTATTGATAATGCAGTTCTAGCATTGGCGTATTGCCTACTAAGTGCCATAAATGCTTAAACTTACTAGCGAGGTCGATAGATAAACAGCGGTCGGTTGTTAATTCTGTTGTTGTCATTAATTGTTTATTTTGTCTGGTTTGTGATTGACATCACATACGGCATTACAATGATCTTATTACCTTCCACTTTAAATTGAATTGATTTAGTAAGCTCCATAATGCGCAGTACTTGTGATAAATTCTTCATCCGGGAAACTTGTCCGCCGAAACGGATATTGCTTACATTCCCCCTATATTCTACATCTATATTATACCATCTCGAAAACTGACGCATAATACTGTATATGCTTTCATCATTAAACCAGAACAACCCTTGCTTCCAGTCTATGGCAGAATTTGCATCCACCTGATTTACTTTAATCTCATTTAAAACTGAAGATTGTTCCCCAGGTTTAAGTACTGTTGATTGATTAGAAGAAGGCAATTTGACCTTTACGCTACCTTCAATTAAGGTCGTTTTAACCACTTCCTCGTCATCATAAGCGTTGATATTAAAGTGTGTACCTAAAACTTCCACCTCCTGCTGTACTGTTTTCACACGGAAAGGTCTTTTTTTATCTTTAGCCACTTCAAAATATGCTTCACCAGTTAGGGTAACCAACCTATCTTTTTCAGTAAAGGAAGAAGGATACTTCAAAGAAGAGGCTGCATTCAACCATACAATGGTTCCATCCGGCAGAGCTATCTGATATTGTCCGCCTTTAGGGGTAGAAATGGTGTTATAGGATGGCTTTACGTGAGATAAACCTTTCCTCACACTGTATAATATTCTGCCATCTGCAGTTTTTGTGATCTTCACACCTGACTCTTTAGCTATCTCGCCATTGGCCATATCATCGAGTGAAATTCTTGAACCGTCAGATAAGGTGAGCACCGCTTTATTTCCACCAGGAAGAATATTTTCTCCCTTTTTGGTAGCGCTGCTCATGGCATTGCCTTGCAGTGATCCGGGCATTGAACTCAGGTAATAACCGCCTATTCCAAGGGCCAGTACCACTACAGCTGCTGCTGCCCAGCGCATTGGCCGGAAAGAGATGACCTTAATTTCCTCAGTTTGTAATTTAACCTGCTCAAAAACCATATCCAGCGTTTCTTTTCCAGTAGTAACTGGAAAATCTGGAGCAGACAAATCTTCCGTAAATAGATTTTCCAGTTGTTCACGATAGGCTGGATCATGCAACAAAGCCTGTAGCTGCTGCTGCTCTTCTGGACTTAAAGTGCCCAAACGATAACCTCTTAAAAGTGATTTAAATGTTTCTGGTGTCATTACAATAATATAGACAGTGTAAATGAAATGTTGTGGGGGGTACTCTTTATTTTTTTTAATTATATCTTGAAAACAGCCACAGAAGTAGTAAATGGGTATAGTGATTTTCAAGAAATTTACGGAGATTTTTGAGGGCATTGCTCATGTGTTCTCTCACCATATCGTAAGAGATATTGAGCTGAGCAGCAATTTGTTTATGGCTCAAGCCTTCTTCCCTGCTCAATTTATAAATTTGCTGCTGGCGGGGAGAAAAGTGATCAATACCAATTTTAATGACTTTCTCCAGTTCACGAAAATCAACGTCATGACCAGCGCTGGCCCGCTGATAGTCCAACATATCTGGATGAAGGGTCTCAAGAGAATCCATCGGGATCTGACGCTGAAGGTCGTTGATCAATTGATTTCTGGTAATAATGGTTAGCCATGCAGGAAAGCTGTTCAGGCTAGTCAGTTGCTTTCGGTTTTTCCAAACCTTCACAAAAACCTCCTGGACAGCATCCTGGGCCAAAAAAGGGGATTTAAGATATTTCATGCCCATGGTATACACCTTTCCTGCATACTTTTCATATAGCAGTTTAAACGCGGATTCGTTGCCCCCTGCAACTTCCTCCAACAATTCCTGTTCGGTAAACCCTGCGGGTCTGTTAGAAAACATAGCCTTTATAAAAGATCAGAATAAGGGCCAATGTTAAATAATTAAAACATTAATTTTATCATGAGAGGCTATAAAAATTACATACTCATCAATTTCATTGCTTAAAACCCACCACCGACTGCACGGTAAAGTGCCACTGTAGCATGTAGTTCGGCTGTTTTTATGCTGGCCAGCGCCAACTCACTTTGCAAAGCATTGCTTTGAGCAGTAATGACCTCCAAGTAAGTTGCCATTCCATTATTAAATAGCAAACCTGCATTTTTAACTGCATCTTTTAGCGTGTTTACCCTACGTTGGGCAATCGCATGCTGTTGTTTAAGCTTTTCGATATTCGAAAGTTCATCAGAAACTTCTCCTACTGCATTTAATACCGATTGTCGGAATTGTAATACGGCTTTTTCCCTTTCTATCTTTGCCACTTCAAACTGAGTCTTCAACTGCTTCCGTTGAAATAGTGGCTGAGTTACTCCGCCAGCAACTATTCCGAATAATGAAGCAGGCACATTGAACCAATTACTAGCTTTAAAAGCATTTAATCCGGCTGTTGCCGTAATGTTCAAGCTAGGGTACATACTTGCTTTGGCTATACCTACCTGTGCATTGGCCAGATCCAAAGCAAGCTCGGCAGATCGTACATCCGGCCTTTGTGCCAATAAAGCGGAGGGTATTCCGGCCGACAATTGCGCTGGAAAAACAACTTGATCCAAACTTCCCTGGCGAATAACTGCCGCAGGAAGCTGTCCAGCTAAAATACTCAATGCATTTTCCTGAATACTAATATCCTGCTGCAAAGCAGGAATCAATTGCGCGGCGACTAATTGCTGTGCTTCTGCTTGCTGAATGGCCAAAGAGCTTACTTGTCCGGCATCAAACTGCATTTTTATCATCGTTAGCGTACTGTCATTTAGGGCTAAATTCCTTTTGGCTACAGACATCTGCGTATCCAGCATCAATAACCTATAGTATCCTTGGGCCACATTCGCAATCAGACGCATTTGAACTGCCTTCCTTGCCTCGGCACTTTGTAAATAAGTAGCCAATGCTGCTTTTTTCTGACTTCCGATCTTTCCCCAGATATCTGCTTCCCAGCTAAGTCCCAGGTTTGCATTGTAATCTTCGATGTGCCTGGTGTTCAAAAACTGACCTGCACTAAGACCGTTTAAACTATTGTCTGAGGGTCTGCTACTATTCGCAGTGATGTTTAAATTTAATTGTGGTAAATTCCCCAATTTCGATTGTTTAAACAACAATTGAGCAGCATCCATATTTTTCATGGCAATTTGCAAATCGTAATTTCTCAACAAAGCGGTATCAAGAAGTTTACCTAAGATAACATCTGTAAAAAACTGTTTTACAGATAGTTCAGCAATGCTATTTTCAGCACCTACATGGGTATTCCTAAAAGATTCAGGAATGCTTGCAGTAGGTAAAACGATGTCTTTTGAAACTTTACAGCCTCCGAGAAATACCAGGAGCATCAGTGCTGTTAGTTTATATATTGGTGTTTTCATTTTGATTTATCTTTTACAGCTTAACGCTTCAATTGAAGCGTTAAGCTGTTGATGGTAAGAATAGCTTAAGAATAAATGATTGTTGCGTCTGGTTTAATACTTACACCATTCTTTATTTCTTCTGCCAATGGAGGTTTTCCACTTACTTTTTCCTGTAAGTACTGGAAGATGACAAATAATACCGGAATGATGAATAAGCCTAATACTACCCCAGATACCATTCCTCCGGCAGCGCCGATACTGATCGAATGATTACCCATTGCAGATGGACCCGTCGCACTCATCATCGGAATTAATCCTACGATAAAGGCCAATGAAGTCATAATGATCGGACGTAAACGTAACTTAGCTGCTTCTAATGCCGCAGAAACCAAGGTTTTTCCAGCTTTTCTACGTTGCACAGCGTATTCTACAATCAGAATCGCATTCTTCGCCAGCAAACCAATCAACATGACCAGTGCCACCTGAACGTAAATGTTGTTTTCAATTCCAGTAAGACCGATAGCTACAAATACACCGAATACGCCTGCTGGTATAGAAAGTACTACTGCTAAAGGCAGGATATAACTCTCATATTGAGCAGCTAATAAGAAGTAAACAAAGATGAGACATAGCATAAAGATGACAGTCGACTGTCCACCCGAAGAAATTTCTTCTTTTGTTAATCCTGAGAACTCA
It contains:
- a CDS encoding protein-disulfide reductase DsbD family protein, whose amino-acid sequence is MMMKFDQTSIKTLVLGLLLLFCSVTAAFSQEIDSTMEGLEFTEIKADTTVKDSVTATIVATSKNNNAGATEKMVVPEKEEQGLTGIFIAGFIGGLAALLMPCIFPMLPLTVSFFTKGSQTKGKAVSRALFYGLSIIVIYVVLGLLVTVIFGADALNSLSTNGIFNFLFFILLLIFAVSFLGAFEITLPSSWVNKMDANSDKGGLAGLFFMAGTLALVSFSCTGPIIGTLLVQAATSGALLGPAIGMFGFSFALAIPFALFALFPSWLSALPKSGGWLNSVKVVLGFLELALAMKFLSNVDLAYHWNWFDREVFLVLWIVIFGLMGLYLLGKLKFSHDSPVNFISIPRLMIAVIVLSFTVYMIPGLWGAPLKSISAFLPPQASQDFDLYTPTLTGGNTSAMVKHEEGPHKYADIFHAPLNLNVFFDYDEGMAYAKKVNKPVMIDFTGHACVNCRKMEANVWPDKNVYSVLNNDFVIIQLYVDDKTELAQDEKFTSAFSGKAVNTIGNKWSDFQAAKFNSNSQPYYVLLGHDEKLLVQPTGANYNAEEYLKFLNSGLSIFNK
- a CDS encoding protein-disulfide reductase DsbD N-terminal domain-containing protein, whose product is MKNLFLFASALLFSMTASSQILKPVKWSYAAKKTSKTEAILYIKATIDEGWHLYSQNIPDGGPVKTSFTFTPANTYKLSGKTIEPKPIVKFEKAFDMNVGYFENSAIFQQKIKLTGANATVKGTLEYMVCDDSQCLPPETVQFSIPVK
- a CDS encoding PLP-dependent cysteine synthase family protein; amino-acid sequence: MTTTELTTDRCLSIDLASKFKHLWHLVGNTPMLELHYQYKGKPGKIYVKCEHYNLTGSIKDRMALNIMYEAYNSCAIKPGDTIIEATSGNTGIAFAAIGRALGHPVKIIMPNWLSQERIDIIKSMGAEVVLVSKEEGGFLGSIKMCEELAKSGDVFLPRQFENRYNEEAHEKTTGMEIWEQLKSSGLMPDAFVAGVGTGGTVMGVGKCLKAKQPAIKIHPLEPAESPTLTTGYKVGSHRIQGISDEFIPEIVRLNELDEVIQANDGDSIIMAQKLAKELGLAVGISSGANVIGAIKLKEKMGDNAVVVTLLCDSNKKYLSTDLVKEEPIQSSFISTAVEFTGYHPICRL
- a CDS encoding FecR family protein encodes the protein MTPETFKSLLRGYRLGTLSPEEQQQLQALLHDPAYREQLENLFTEDLSAPDFPVTTGKETLDMVFEQVKLQTEEIKVISFRPMRWAAAAVVVLALGIGGYYLSSMPGSLQGNAMSSATKKGENILPGGNKAVLTLSDGSRISLDDMANGEIAKESGVKITKTADGRILYSVRKGLSHVKPSYNTISTPKGGQYQIALPDGTIVWLNAASSLKYPSSFTEKDRLVTLTGEAYFEVAKDKKRPFRVKTVQQEVEVLGTHFNINAYDDEEVVKTTLIEGSVKVKLPSSNQSTVLKPGEQSSVLNEIKVNQVDANSAIDWKQGLFWFNDESIYSIMRQFSRWYNIDVEYRGNVSNIRFGGQVSRMKNLSQVLRIMELTKSIQFKVEGNKIIVMPYVMSITNQTK
- a CDS encoding RNA polymerase sigma factor encodes the protein MFSNRPAGFTEQELLEEVAGGNESAFKLLYEKYAGKVYTMGMKYLKSPFLAQDAVQEVFVKVWKNRKQLTSLNSFPAWLTIITRNQLINDLQRQIPMDSLETLHPDMLDYQRASAGHDVDFRELEKVIKIGIDHFSPRQQQIYKLSREEGLSHKQIAAQLNISYDMVREHMSNALKNLRKFLENHYTHLLLLWLFSRYN
- a CDS encoding TolC family protein, with the translated sequence MKTPIYKLTALMLLVFLGGCKVSKDIVLPTASIPESFRNTHVGAENSIAELSVKQFFTDVILGKLLDTALLRNYDLQIAMKNMDAAQLLFKQSKLGNLPQLNLNITANSSRPSDNSLNGLSAGQFLNTRHIEDYNANLGLSWEADIWGKIGSQKKAALATYLQSAEARKAVQMRLIANVAQGYYRLLMLDTQMSVAKRNLALNDSTLTMIKMQFDAGQVSSLAIQQAEAQQLVAAQLIPALQQDISIQENALSILAGQLPAAVIRQGSLDQVVFPAQLSAGIPSALLAQRPDVRSAELALDLANAQVGIAKASMYPSLNITATAGLNAFKASNWFNVPASLFGIVAGGVTQPLFQRKQLKTQFEVAKIEREKAVLQFRQSVLNAVGEVSDELSNIEKLKQQHAIAQRRVNTLKDAVKNAGLLFNNGMATYLEVITAQSNALQSELALASIKTAELHATVALYRAVGGGF